Below is a genomic region from Treponema sp. OMZ 798.
AAAAAGGAATTGCCGGAATCTTAATATTTTACCGGAGTATCAAACCGATTTTAGTAAATGTAGTAAACAAAAAAGCCTCCCTTTTGGGGAGGCTTTTTTTATTCTTCTTCTTTTGTCTCTTCAGGTTGGGATTTTCTATGACGTAGAGAATAAAGATAGCGCTTGATTTTTTGGCTTGCCGTTTTTTCGAATTCTTCTACAACTTCGATTTTATCTATCTTTGAAAATTTGTTTACTTTCGAGTTTACAAAAAATCTTATCTCGTTTAGAACTTCTTCTCTTTTATGTAGTATTGCATTGGAAAGCTCTGACACGGCATCTCCTATGGCATCCTGTAAGCGGACATAGGCAACCAAGGATGTGTTTTCGCCTTCAACGACGAGGGCCTCTGATACAAGAGGATGCTGGTTTAAGACAAATTCTATATCTTCAGGGTAGATGTTTTCTCCTGCAGCCCCTAAAATCATATTTTTTGATCTACCCTTTAAGCTGACCCTTCCCTTATCATCCATAACGCAGAGATCGCCGGTCTTAAACCATCCGTCTTCGGTAAAGACTTCCTTTGTTAAGTCCGGGGCATTGTAGTATCCCTGCATTACATTGGGACCCTTTACCAAGAGCTCTCCGACTCCGGTTTGCGGATCTTGATCTCCTATTTTTATTTCGACTCCGGGAAGATTAACCCCTATCACTCCGGGAATAGTTTTATACACTGCGGAGTAGGCTACCAAGGGAGAGGTTTCGGTAAGGCCGTAACCTATCGCATATGGAAACTTTGCATCGATCATAAACTGTTCAACAATAGGATCCGTTTTTGAACCTCCTATACCGAAAAATTTAAGACGGCCGCCGAAGGTCTTCTTTAGCTTTTTTCCGGCCTTACGGCATAATAATTTTCTTCCGAGCCTTGTTCCGTAAATTTTCTTTATAAGAGGACTTGCATTAAAGGCAGGCAAAATTTTTTGCTTATATATTTTTTCGATTACAATAGGAACGGTCAGCATAAAATGAGGCCTTACCTTTTGAAGGGCAGGAAGCAGATTTCGGGGAATAGGCGGTCCTTCAAGGTAGTAGATGCAGGCTCCGTTTAGCATGAACATTAAAAAGCCTATTGTAAACTCATAAACGTGGGACATGGGTAAGATTGAAAGAGCTACCTCATATTGGTTTATACGTTGACAGTGTTGACCTGCGATAGCCGTAAAGATAAGGTTTTTATGTGTAAGGACAACTCCCTTAGAGCGGCCTGTTGTTCCAGATGTATAAATAATTGAAGCTGTGTCTTCTTCCTTACATTCATGATCCGGCAGGGGAGAGTCCGTTTTTACCTCTCCTTTTTTTACTGCAAAATCGCTTATGTTGATTATGATATCCAAGTCATCCGTATTGTTTAATTTTGCTAAAAGTT
It encodes:
- a CDS encoding AMP-binding protein; protein product: MQTIDDLGKYTFQALLRNSALKFSNRPALSYVSEQPISYKELDEKVTSIKTLLHSLGIKPLDKVAIFSTSSPQWAISYFAIVTLGAIAVPLLPDFNESEASSCLKHSGARAVFAGEKLLAKLNNTDDLDIIINISDFAVKKGEVKTDSPLPDHECKEEDTASIIYTSGTTGRSKGVVLTHKNLIFTAIAGQHCQRINQYEVALSILPMSHVYEFTIGFLMFMLNGACIYYLEGPPIPRNLLPALQKVRPHFMLTVPIVIEKIYKQKILPAFNASPLIKKIYGTRLGRKLLCRKAGKKLKKTFGGRLKFFGIGGSKTDPIVEQFMIDAKFPYAIGYGLTETSPLVAYSAVYKTIPGVIGVNLPGVEIKIGDQDPQTGVGELLVKGPNVMQGYYNAPDLTKEVFTEDGWFKTGDLCVMDDKGRVSLKGRSKNMILGAAGENIYPEDIEFVLNQHPLVSEALVVEGENTSLVAYVRLQDAIGDAVSELSNAILHKREEVLNEIRFFVNSKVNKFSKIDKIEVVEEFEKTASQKIKRYLYSLRHRKSQPEETKEEE